CGGCATCACCATCTCGACGCCCTCGGGGAGCGTCACGATGCCGGTCACGTCCGTCGTGCGGAAGTAGAACTGCGGGCGGTAGTTGGTGAAGAACGGCGTATGACGGCCACCCTCTTCCTTCGTCAGGATGTAGGCCTCGGCCTTGAACTTGGTGTGCGGCTTCACCGAACCCGGCTTGCACAGCACCTGGCCGCGCTCAACGTCCTCGCGCTTCGTGCCGCGCAGCAGGCAGCCCACGTTGTCGCCCGCCTCGCCCTGATCGAGCAGCTTGCGGAACATTTCGACGCCGGTCACGGTCGACTTGGTCGTCGGACGGATGCCGACGATCTCGACTTCCTCGCCGACCTTGATCACGCCGCGCTCGATGCGGCCCGTCACCACCGTGCCGCGGCCCGAAATCGAGAACACGTCCTCGACCGGCATCAGGAAGGGCTGATCCTTCGGACGCTCTGGCTGCGGGATGTAGGCGTCGACTTCCTGCATCAGCTTGAGAATGGCGTCATGGCCGATCTCGGGGTTCTTCGACTCCAGCGCGCACAGCGCCGAACCCTTGACGATCGGAATGTCGTCGCCGGGGAAATCATACTTCGAGAGCAGCTCGCGGACTTCGAGTTCGACGAGCTCGAGCAGCTCCGGATCGTCGACCATGTCGACCTTGTTGAGGAACACGACCAGCGCCGGCACGCCGACCTGGCGGGCGAGCAGGATGTGCTCGCGGGTCTGCGGCATCGGGCCGTCGGCGGCGGACACGACCAGGATCGCGCCGTCCATCTGCGCGGCGCCGGTGATCATGTTCTTCACATAGTCGGCGTGGCCGGGGCAGTCGACGTGGGCGTAGTGGCGGTTCTGCGTCTCATATTCGACGTGCGCCGTCGAAATGGTGATGCCGCGCGCCTTCTCTTCCGGAGCCTTGTCGATCTGGTCGTAGGCCGTGAAGGTCGCGCCGCCCGTCTCCGCCAGAACCTTGGTGATCGCCGCCGTCAGCGACGTCTTGCCATGGTCGACGTGACCGATCGTCCCGATATTGCAGTGCGGCTTCGTGCGCGAGAATTTTTCCTTGGCCATTGCCGTGCTCCTTTAGAGAGTTTCGTTTACCGAAAGCGTTCGTGAGATCAGGCGTATTTCGCCTGCACCTTCTTCGACTCCGCCTCGGGCACCTGTTCGTAGTGATCGAAAAGCATGGTGTAGCTGGCGCGGCCCTGCGTGCCGGAGCGCAGCTGGTTGACGTAACCGAACATGTTGGCGAGCGGCACCATGGCGTTGATGACCACGGCGTTGGCGCGCATGTCCTGGCCCTGGATCTGGCCGCGACGCGAGTTGAGATCGCCGATGACGAAGCCGGTGTATTCTTCCGGCGTCACCACTTCGACCTTCATGATCGGCTCGAGCAGGACCGATCCACCCTTCTGCAGGGCTTCGCGGGTCGCCGCGCGGGACGCGATTTCGAAGGCGAGGACCGACGAGTCGACGTCATGGAAGGCGCCGTCGATGAGCGTCGCCTTGAGATCGACGACCGGGAAGCCGGCGAGGATGCCCGAGGTCGTGACCGAGGCGATGCCCTTGTCGACGCCGGGGATATATTCCTTCGGCACCGCGCCGCCGACGATCTTCGACTCGAACTCGTTGCCGGCGCCGGCCTCGTTCGGCTCATAGATGATCTTGACGCGGGCGAACTGGCCCGTGCCGCCCGTCTGCTTCTTGTGCGTGTAGTCGATCTCGACCTTCTTGCCGAGACGCTCGCGATAGGCGACCTGCGGGGCGCCGATATTGGCGTCGACCTTGTAGGTGCGCTTCAGAATGTCGACCTTGATGTCGAGATGCAGTTCACCCATGCCCTTGAGGATGGTCTGGCCGCTTTCCTGATCGGTCGACACGCGGAAGGACGGATCCTCGGCCGCGAGCTTCTGCAGGGCGATGCCGAGCTTCTCCTGGTCGGCCTTGGACTTCGGCTCGATCGCGATCTCGATGACCGGATCGGGGAATTCCATGCGCTCCAGGATGACGGGCTTCTGCTGGTCGCAGAGCGTGTCGCCGGTGCGGGTTTCCTTGAGGCCCGCGAGCGCGACGATGTCGCCCGCATAGGCTTCCTTGATGTCTTCGCGGTTGTTCGCATGCATCAGAAGCATGCGGCCGATGCGTTCTTTCTTGTCCTTCGTGGAGTTCAGAACGGTCGTGCCCGACTCGATCTTGCCCGAATAGACGCGCGCGAAGGTGATGGTGCCGACGAAGGGGTCGTCCATGATCTTGAAGGCGAGCATGGAGAAGGGCTCGGCGTCCGACGGATTGCGGACCATTTCCGCGCCCGTGTCCATGTCGACGCCCTTGATCGCCTCGCGATCGATCGGCGACGGCAGGAAGTCGACGACGGCGTCGAGCAGGGGCTGCACGCCCTTGTTCTTGAAGGCCGAGCCGCAGAACACCGGATGGAACACAATGCCGCGAACGGCCTTGCGGATGAGTGTCCGCAGCAGATCTTCGCTCGGCTCCACGCCGTCGAGATAGGCGGCCATGGCGTCGTCATCGAGTTCGACCGCGGCTTCGATCAGCGCCGTGCGATATTCCTTCGCCTTGTCGAGGAGGTCGGCCGGAATCTCTTCGTCGTGATACTTCGCGCCGAGACCCTCGTCTTCCCAGACGACCGCCTTCATGCGGATCAGGTCGATGATGCCCTTGAAGTTGTTCTCGGAGCCGATCGGCAGTTGCACGCAGACCGGACGGCCGCCGACGCGGGTCTTGATCTCTTCCGCGCAGCGGAAGAAGTCGGCGCCAATCTTGTCCATCTTGTTGACGAAGACGATGCGCGGCACGTTGTATTTGTCGGCCTGGCGCCACACGGTTTCCGTCTGCGGCTCGACGCCCTGGTTGCCGTCGAGGACGCAGACCGCGCCGTCGAGCACGCGCAGCGAACGCTCGACTTCAATGGTGAAGTCGACGTGGCCGGGGGTGTCGATGATGTTCAGGCGCTTGCCGTTCCAGAAGGTCGTCGTCGCGGCGGAGGTGATCGTGATGCCGCGCTCCTGTTCCTGCTCCATCCAGTCCATCGTCGCGGCGCCTTCGTGCACCTCGCCGATCTTGTGGCTCTTGCCGGAGTAATAGAGGATGCGCTCCGTCGTCGTCGTCTTGCCGGCGTCGATATGCGCCATGATGCCGAAGTTGCGGTAGTCCTCGATCGGATGCGAGCGGGCCATAACGAATGTCCTACGTGTGAGCTTTTACGACGCCTTACCAGCGGTAGTGCGAGAAGGCGCGGTTGGCTTCCGCCATGCGATGGGTGTCTTCGCGCTTCTTCACCGCGGCGCCGCGGTTGTTGGAGGCGTCGAGGAGCTCGGCCGACAGGCGGTCGACCATGGTCTTGTCGTTGCGGGCGCGGGCCGCGGTGATGATCCAGCGGATCGCCAGCGCCTGACGGCGCTCGTTGCGCACTTCGACCGGCACCTGATAGGTGGCGCCGCCGACGCGACGCGACCGGACCTCGATGGCCGGCGCGACATTCTCGAGGGCCGTCTTGAAGACGCCCAGCGGATCGCTCTTGGCCTTGGCCTCGACCTGGTCGAGGGCGCCGTAAACGATCGCTTCCGCGACGGACTTCTTGCCGTCGTACATGATGGAGTTCATGAACTTCGCGAGAACGATATCGCCAAACTTGGCGTCTTCGATGACTTCGCGCTTTTCCGCCCGGTGACGTCTCGACATGCGTTGTTCTCTCTTCTTCACCGTCATGGCCGGGCTTGGCCCGGCCATCCGCTGATCGTGTTCCCTGATCCCCGGCTCTCGCCTTGCTCGGCCGGGGATGACCTTCGCTACGCTCCGGTCACTTCGGACGCTTCGCGCCGTATTTCGAACGGCGCTGCTTGCGGTCCTTGACGCCCTGCGTGTCGAGCACGCCGCGCAGAATGTGGTAACGAACGCCCGGCAGATCCTTGACGCGGCCGCCGCGGATCATGACCACCGAGTGCTCCTGAAGGTTGTGGCCTTCGCCCGGAATGTAGCCGATCACCTCGAAGCCATTGGTCAGGCGCACCTTGGCGACCTTACGAAGGGCCGAGTTCGGCTTCTTCGGCGTCGTCGTATAGACGCGGGTGCACACGCCGCGCTTCTGCGGACAGGCGCCAAGATGGCGGGCCTTCTCGCGATACGTCTTCGGGTGACGCGGCTTGCGGATCAACTGGCTGATCGTCGGCATCAAAAAGTCCTTCGCTTCGCTACAGGCGCGAATGGCGGATGTTCGGGTGAACCCGTGAGCGCAGCTTTTTCCAAAGACGCGCAAACGAGCGAAGCGCCGATGGCCGTAGGGCCAAGGCGCTCCTGACGCAGAGGACCCCGGAGACCCGGGATCGTGCCTTCCTGTCCGTCGCCGCGAAGCGACGGGATGAAAACCAAAGCGGCTCGGAGAGCCGGCCTTAATTGGCGGTCACAGGCAAGGCGACAGCGTTTAAGTTCGAAGGGTCGCGAGCGAGGCGCTCATCGACGGCATGAACTTACGGCCTGTCGAAAGTGGGCGGAACCTAATCGCGGGCAGGCAGGGCGTCAAGCGAAGATTCAACGGGGCGCCAAGAAAAAATTAGGCGCCTGTTAAATTCCTCGGCTGGCGGCCTCATCCCATCGCCGATATCGCCAGCATAATCACGGCGAGGAGCATTGTCACGGTCGCGGTCCAGCCGAGCGCGCGCAGCCAGGGCTGCGCGACATGCGGCCCCATGGCGGCCGGGTTTGCCGCCACGAGCATCATTGCGACCAGAAAGACAGGCGCGATCAGACCGTTGAGCAGCGCGGCCCAGATCA
The DNA window shown above is from Methylocystis echinoides and carries:
- the tuf gene encoding elongation factor Tu, which gives rise to MAKEKFSRTKPHCNIGTIGHVDHGKTSLTAAITKVLAETGGATFTAYDQIDKAPEEKARGITISTAHVEYETQNRHYAHVDCPGHADYVKNMITGAAQMDGAILVVSAADGPMPQTREHILLARQVGVPALVVFLNKVDMVDDPELLELVELEVRELLSKYDFPGDDIPIVKGSALCALESKNPEIGHDAILKLMQEVDAYIPQPERPKDQPFLMPVEDVFSISGRGTVVTGRIERGVIKVGEEVEIVGIRPTTKSTVTGVEMFRKLLDQGEAGDNVGCLLRGTKREDVERGQVLCKPGSVKPHTKFKAEAYILTKEEGGRHTPFFTNYRPQFYFRTTDVTGIVTLPEGVEMVMPGDNVTMEVSLIVPIAMEEKLRFAIREGGRTVGAGVVASIIE
- the fusA gene encoding elongation factor G; the encoded protein is MARSHPIEDYRNFGIMAHIDAGKTTTTERILYYSGKSHKIGEVHEGAATMDWMEQEQERGITITSAATTTFWNGKRLNIIDTPGHVDFTIEVERSLRVLDGAVCVLDGNQGVEPQTETVWRQADKYNVPRIVFVNKMDKIGADFFRCAEEIKTRVGGRPVCVQLPIGSENNFKGIIDLIRMKAVVWEDEGLGAKYHDEEIPADLLDKAKEYRTALIEAAVELDDDAMAAYLDGVEPSEDLLRTLIRKAVRGIVFHPVFCGSAFKNKGVQPLLDAVVDFLPSPIDREAIKGVDMDTGAEMVRNPSDAEPFSMLAFKIMDDPFVGTITFARVYSGKIESGTTVLNSTKDKKERIGRMLLMHANNREDIKEAYAGDIVALAGLKETRTGDTLCDQQKPVILERMEFPDPVIEIAIEPKSKADQEKLGIALQKLAAEDPSFRVSTDQESGQTILKGMGELHLDIKVDILKRTYKVDANIGAPQVAYRERLGKKVEIDYTHKKQTGGTGQFARVKIIYEPNEAGAGNEFESKIVGGAVPKEYIPGVDKGIASVTTSGILAGFPVVDLKATLIDGAFHDVDSSVLAFEIASRAATREALQKGGSVLLEPIMKVEVVTPEEYTGFVIGDLNSRRGQIQGQDMRANAVVINAMVPLANMFGYVNQLRSGTQGRASYTMLFDHYEQVPEAESKKVQAKYA
- the rpsG gene encoding 30S ribosomal protein S7 — encoded protein: MSRRHRAEKREVIEDAKFGDIVLAKFMNSIMYDGKKSVAEAIVYGALDQVEAKAKSDPLGVFKTALENVAPAIEVRSRRVGGATYQVPVEVRNERRQALAIRWIITAARARNDKTMVDRLSAELLDASNNRGAAVKKREDTHRMAEANRAFSHYRW
- the rpsL gene encoding 30S ribosomal protein S12 — protein: MPTISQLIRKPRHPKTYREKARHLGACPQKRGVCTRVYTTTPKKPNSALRKVAKVRLTNGFEVIGYIPGEGHNLQEHSVVMIRGGRVKDLPGVRYHILRGVLDTQGVKDRKQRRSKYGAKRPK